A region from the Gemmatimonadota bacterium genome encodes:
- the clpB gene encoding ATP-dependent chaperone ClpB codes for MINFERLTVKATEALRAAANDARARGNPEVDGPHLLAALLEQEEGIVLPILQKIGVPVDGVRRRVEERIGRLSKVSGGADPSLSRELRDALEKAEKKAREFGDEYVSTEHFLVGLAATKGDAQRILEESGASEATVVEALEAVRGSHRVTDQTPEDTYRALARFSRDLTDLARSGKLDPVIGRDEEIRRVIKVLARRTKNNPVLIGEPGVGKTAIVEGLAQRIVAGDVPQSLANKKLISLDISAMLAGAKYRGEFEERMKAVMKEIIDAEGRYIVFIDELHTIVGAGAAEGAVDAGNMLKPALARGEMQLVGATTLDEYRTRIEKDPALERRFMPVFVAPPSVEDAIAILRGLKERYEVHHGVRITDDAIVAAAKLSDRYIGGRFLPDKAIDLIDEAASRLRIEIDSLPQEIDEVERRITQLEIEKQALATEKETSAVQRKDAIEAELAELKERASSMKAKWQAEKAAIVRIQSLKEKVDELRVEADRATRTGDLGRAAELQYGQVPQTEADLVKAEARLHELQREGKFLKEEVDEEDVAQVVAEWTGIPVNRLMESERQRLTHLEDLLAERVIGQPVAVRVVANAVRRSRAGLQDPNRPIGSFIFLGPTGVGKTETARALAEFLFDDERAIVRLDMSEYMEKHAVARMIGAPPGYVGFEEGGQLTEAVRRRPHAVVLFDEVEKAHPEVFNVLLQILDDGRLTDSQGRTVDFRNTVIIMTSNIGSMAILERSGSDVWDQVEAAVLGELRRHFRPEFLNRVDDIVVFQPLGKEQLARIVELQLERLQALADELGVRLDVSEAARTRITEEGYDPVYGARPLKRAIQRLVQDPLALYLLDHDVAEGTVIRVDVAPGGERLSFEPVAAEPVLV; via the coding sequence ATGATCAACTTTGAACGATTGACGGTGAAGGCCACCGAGGCGCTCCGCGCGGCTGCCAACGACGCGCGGGCCCGCGGCAATCCCGAGGTGGACGGCCCCCACCTTCTCGCGGCGCTTCTGGAGCAGGAAGAGGGCATCGTGCTGCCGATCCTGCAGAAGATCGGCGTCCCCGTGGACGGCGTGCGCCGGCGGGTGGAGGAACGGATCGGCCGCCTCTCGAAGGTGAGCGGCGGAGCAGATCCGTCGTTGTCCCGCGAGTTGCGCGACGCACTGGAGAAGGCGGAGAAGAAAGCCCGGGAGTTCGGGGACGAGTACGTCTCCACGGAGCACTTCCTGGTAGGACTCGCGGCCACCAAGGGCGACGCCCAGCGCATTCTCGAGGAATCGGGCGCCAGCGAAGCCACTGTGGTGGAGGCACTCGAAGCGGTGCGAGGCAGTCACCGGGTCACTGATCAGACCCCCGAGGACACCTATCGGGCGCTGGCGCGGTTCAGTCGCGATCTCACGGACCTGGCCCGCAGCGGCAAGCTGGACCCTGTCATTGGCCGGGACGAAGAGATCCGGCGCGTGATCAAGGTCCTCGCCCGACGCACCAAGAACAACCCTGTCCTGATCGGTGAGCCCGGGGTGGGGAAGACGGCCATCGTCGAGGGCTTGGCGCAGCGGATCGTGGCGGGTGACGTGCCCCAGAGCTTGGCCAACAAGAAGCTCATCTCGCTCGACATCTCTGCCATGCTGGCGGGAGCCAAGTACCGGGGCGAGTTCGAGGAGCGCATGAAGGCGGTGATGAAGGAGATCATCGACGCCGAGGGACGCTACATCGTCTTCATCGACGAGCTCCACACGATCGTGGGGGCCGGCGCGGCGGAAGGAGCGGTCGATGCCGGCAACATGCTGAAGCCCGCCCTGGCCCGTGGAGAGATGCAGCTGGTCGGCGCCACCACGCTCGACGAGTACCGCACACGCATCGAAAAGGACCCCGCCTTGGAGCGGCGCTTCATGCCGGTGTTCGTGGCACCGCCTTCAGTCGAGGATGCGATCGCCATCCTGCGCGGGCTGAAGGAGCGCTACGAGGTCCATCACGGCGTCCGGATCACGGACGACGCCATCGTCGCTGCGGCCAAGCTGTCGGACCGCTATATCGGCGGCCGCTTCCTGCCAGACAAGGCGATCGACCTGATCGACGAGGCAGCCAGCCGGCTACGGATCGAGATCGACTCCCTACCTCAGGAGATCGACGAGGTCGAGCGCCGCATCACCCAGCTCGAGATCGAGAAGCAGGCACTGGCGACCGAGAAGGAGACCAGTGCGGTACAGCGCAAGGATGCGATCGAAGCGGAGCTCGCGGAATTGAAGGAGCGGGCTTCATCGATGAAAGCGAAGTGGCAAGCGGAGAAGGCGGCCATCGTCCGGATCCAATCCCTGAAGGAGAAGGTCGACGAGCTGCGGGTGGAGGCCGATCGCGCCACGCGCACGGGCGATCTGGGGCGTGCCGCCGAGCTCCAATACGGTCAGGTCCCGCAGACGGAGGCGGATCTGGTCAAGGCGGAGGCGCGCCTCCACGAGCTGCAGAGGGAGGGGAAGTTCCTCAAGGAGGAGGTCGACGAGGAGGACGTTGCCCAGGTCGTTGCCGAATGGACGGGCATTCCCGTCAACCGACTGATGGAATCGGAGCGTCAACGTCTCACGCACCTGGAAGACCTGCTGGCGGAGCGCGTCATCGGCCAACCGGTCGCGGTGCGCGTGGTCGCCAACGCGGTGCGGCGCTCGCGGGCGGGGCTGCAGGATCCCAACCGTCCCATCGGGTCGTTCATCTTCCTCGGTCCTACTGGCGTGGGGAAGACGGAGACCGCGCGCGCCCTGGCGGAGTTCCTGTTCGACGACGAGCGCGCCATCGTCCGCTTGGACATGTCGGAATACATGGAGAAGCACGCGGTCGCGCGCATGATCGGAGCGCCCCCCGGCTACGTGGGCTTCGAGGAGGGCGGGCAGCTGACCGAGGCCGTGCGTCGTCGGCCCCACGCGGTCGTTCTGTTCGACGAGGTGGAGAAGGCGCATCCAGAGGTTTTCAACGTGCTGCTGCAGATCCTGGACGACGGGCGCCTGACCGATTCGCAGGGACGGACCGTCGACTTCCGCAACACGGTCATCATCATGACGTCCAACATCGGCAGCATGGCCATTCTGGAGCGCTCGGGCTCCGACGTGTGGGACCAGGTCGAAGCGGCCGTTCTGGGCGAGTTGCGCCGTCACTTCCGGCCGGAGTTCCTGAACCGCGTCGACGACATCGTCGTCTTCCAGCCGCTGGGAAAGGAGCAGTTGGCGCGCATCGTGGAGTTGCAACTGGAGCGCCTGCAGGCGCTCGCAGACGAGCTCGGGGTACGCCTCGACGTGTCCGAGGCGGCTCGGACCCGCATCACCGAGGAAGGATACGACCCGGTGTACGGCGCGCGGCCCCTGAAGCGGGCCATCCAACGGTTGGTCCAGGATCCCCTGGCGCTCTACCTGCTGGATCACGATGTGGCCGAGGGGACGGTCATCCGGGTGGACGTGGCACCCGGTGGCGAGCGCTTGAGCTTCGAGCCGGTCGCAGCGGAGCCGGTCCTGGTCTGA
- the mce gene encoding methylmalonyl-CoA epimerase has protein sequence MEIPELTVPPGRRLHHVGIAVDSIEGARPTFELLTGVSGSPVEEVASQRVRVCFVGIVELLEPTDPTSTVARFLERRGPGLHHLAFAVDDLAAELAALGEQGVRLIDSRPRAGAFGHQVAFLHPESSGRVLIELVQTGD, from the coding sequence ATGGAGATCCCCGAACTCACCGTTCCTCCCGGCCGCCGCCTCCACCATGTCGGTATCGCCGTCGACTCCATCGAAGGGGCACGCCCCACCTTCGAACTCCTGACGGGCGTCTCCGGTTCCCCGGTCGAGGAGGTCGCCAGTCAGCGGGTACGCGTCTGTTTCGTCGGCATCGTCGAGCTGTTGGAGCCCACCGATCCCACGAGCACGGTCGCCCGCTTCCTGGAGCGACGGGGCCCGGGGCTGCACCACCTGGCCTTCGCCGTGGACGACCTCGCGGCCGAGCTCGCAGCGTTGGGTGAACAGGGGGTCCGACTCATCGATTCCCGGCCCCGGGCGGGTGCGTTCGGCCATCAGGTCGCGTTTCTGCATCCCGAGTCCAGCGGCCGAGTCCTGATCGAGCTGGTTCAGACCGGCGACTGA
- the trxA gene encoding thioredoxin, whose product MAESTNLLTVTDETFAQQIEGAEGLAMVDFWATWCGPCRLIAPFIDQLADEYKDQGLRVAKLDVDHNPDVAARYGVRSIPSVLFFKDGKHVDTIVGAVPKPILEQKVQQHL is encoded by the coding sequence ATGGCTGAGAGCACGAACCTCCTAACCGTAACCGACGAGACCTTTGCCCAACAGATCGAGGGGGCCGAGGGTCTGGCCATGGTGGATTTCTGGGCCACCTGGTGCGGTCCCTGTCGCCTGATCGCTCCGTTCATCGATCAGCTCGCCGACGAGTACAAGGACCAGGGCCTGCGCGTCGCCAAGCTGGACGTGGACCACAACCCCGATGTCGCCGCCCGCTATGGCGTGCGGTCCATCCCCAGCGTGCTGTTCTTCAAGGACGGGAAGCACGTCGACACCATCGTCGGCGCCGTCCCCAAGCCGATCCTCGAGCAAAAGGTGCAGCAGCACCTGTAG
- the rsmI gene encoding 16S rRNA (cytidine(1402)-2'-O)-methyltransferase: MAELYLVSTPIGNLADVTFRAIDTLRRVDLVFAEDTRRTRVLMVHYEVRTELRSLHAHNEAARVQTVLESLAQGAALALVSDAGTPLVSDPGGRLVRAVLEAGHRVIPIPGPSAVLAALAASGLPTGAFTFLGFPPRRGGDRQKTLERVAASQETVVLFEAPGRLVRLLEDLERACGPEREMAVARELTKVHEEIRRGGPSVLASHYREAPPRGEVTLVVAPAPAIGVDQEEVRKEAGRLLAEGMSPSRAAGALAARLGIARNQAYRVVQSLAPHLES; the protein is encoded by the coding sequence GTGGCCGAGCTGTACCTGGTCAGCACGCCCATCGGGAATCTGGCGGATGTGACATTCCGCGCGATCGACACGCTTCGGCGTGTCGATCTTGTTTTCGCGGAGGATACACGCCGGACCCGGGTGCTGATGGTTCACTACGAGGTCCGCACCGAGTTGAGGAGCCTCCATGCCCACAACGAGGCCGCCCGCGTCCAAACGGTTCTGGAGAGCCTCGCTCAGGGCGCAGCCCTCGCGCTGGTTTCGGACGCCGGTACTCCGCTGGTTTCGGATCCCGGGGGCCGGCTCGTCCGTGCGGTGCTGGAGGCCGGACATCGGGTGATCCCGATCCCCGGCCCCTCGGCGGTGTTGGCAGCACTGGCCGCTTCCGGCCTTCCCACCGGAGCCTTCACGTTTCTCGGTTTCCCACCGCGTCGGGGCGGGGACCGTCAGAAAACCCTGGAACGGGTGGCGGCATCCCAGGAGACAGTGGTCTTGTTCGAGGCGCCGGGTCGACTGGTTCGCCTCCTGGAGGACCTCGAACGGGCCTGTGGGCCCGAGCGGGAGATGGCCGTGGCCCGTGAGCTGACCAAGGTGCACGAAGAGATCCGGCGCGGAGGTCCCTCCGTCCTGGCCTCGCACTACCGCGAAGCGCCTCCCCGGGGCGAAGTGACCCTGGTTGTGGCTCCAGCCCCGGCGATCGGGGTAGATCAGGAGGAGGTCCGAAAGGAGGCCGGCCGGCTGCTCGCCGAGGGAATGAGCCCCAGCCGCGCGGCTGGAGCCTTGGCGGCCCGTCTTGGCATCGCCCGGAACCAGGCCTATCGTGTCGTGCAATCGCTCGCGCCCCACCTAGAGTCATGA
- a CDS encoding DUF4159 domain-containing protein, translated as MILALTLAALTAAPTHASASADTLLTIARLQYEGGGDWYANPSSLPNLLTAIRERTGIPTAGREAVVEVLDPALHDYGYLYLTGHGNVRFTLEERAALREYLLGGGFLHADDNYGLDESFRHEMEAVFPDHPLVELPADHPVFHGVYDFPAGLPKIHEHDGEPPQAWAIFNEGRLLVFYSFESDLGDGWENPDVHGDPDEVREQALRMGVNLFVYVLGQYVR; from the coding sequence ATGATCCTCGCCCTCACCCTCGCGGCGCTGACGGCTGCGCCGACCCACGCGTCCGCTAGCGCCGACACGCTGCTCACCATCGCGCGTCTGCAGTACGAAGGCGGGGGCGATTGGTATGCCAATCCGTCCTCGCTGCCCAACCTGTTGACGGCCATTCGCGAGCGAACCGGGATTCCGACGGCGGGACGCGAGGCGGTGGTGGAGGTCCTCGACCCGGCGTTGCACGACTACGGCTACCTCTACCTGACCGGCCACGGCAACGTGCGGTTCACGCTGGAGGAACGAGCGGCGCTCCGGGAGTACCTGCTGGGAGGGGGATTCCTGCACGCGGACGACAACTACGGACTGGACGAGTCGTTCCGGCACGAGATGGAGGCGGTCTTCCCCGATCATCCCCTCGTGGAACTGCCTGCCGACCACCCGGTCTTCCACGGGGTATACGACTTTCCCGCGGGCCTCCCCAAGATCCACGAGCATGACGGGGAGCCCCCGCAGGCTTGGGCGATCTTCAACGAGGGTCGGCTGTTGGTCTTCTACTCCTTCGAGTCGGACCTGGGCGACGGGTGGGAAAACCCCGACGTGCACGGGGATCCCGACGAGGTGCGGGAGCAAGCGCTTCGCATGGGTGTCAACCTGTTCGTCTACGTTCTAGGGCAGTACGTCCGTTGA